In a single window of the Vibrio sp. 10N genome:
- a CDS encoding TrbI/VirB10 family protein yields MTKWLSKYLKPSQISKLYAGLALIAIFAVSVTITEINAPTKRERVPETNVTNIITSQQTREMGLDAIADKMKSMAIEQEKQQKEVQRLRDENKKLKKETVNSVELAKAVKKTEAELVKLKQQNSDLETNVNQRVSDAVEYALKKHKVSTILTGGNSSTTSHGQPMSRPEFSSANTNSTTIPNLPVPQRKKSAQTDNSSAFRYGDSTQAASSNTEPVASVSEERNEALLMIIEPEVAAVSEGQSEIYLPKGAMLTGVLITGVDAPTTSSAQEQPMPVLVRVKKEAILPNFRTLQEVRECFALMAGYGDLGSERAHFRGESITCVKDDGTVIEQSFASYAVGEDGKAGIKGILVTRNSTVLANTMMAGFASGLASAFNVTPVPVIATESNGTQQYQDVFSPSAVQGGAAKGASRAMDKLADYYLKLADAMHPVIEVSAGRTVDMVITEGTTL; encoded by the coding sequence ATGACAAAGTGGTTATCCAAGTACTTAAAACCGTCACAAATATCGAAGCTATACGCGGGATTAGCGCTCATCGCTATTTTTGCTGTATCGGTCACGATCACCGAAATAAATGCGCCCACAAAGCGAGAGAGAGTGCCGGAAACGAATGTAACTAACATCATTACCTCCCAACAAACGCGTGAAATGGGGCTTGATGCAATAGCTGACAAAATGAAGTCGATGGCGATTGAGCAAGAAAAGCAGCAAAAAGAAGTACAGCGTTTGAGGGATGAAAACAAAAAGTTGAAAAAAGAAACAGTGAACTCTGTGGAACTGGCAAAGGCAGTAAAGAAAACAGAAGCAGAGTTAGTCAAACTGAAACAACAAAACTCAGACCTAGAAACTAACGTGAATCAACGCGTGAGTGATGCCGTTGAATATGCGCTAAAGAAACATAAAGTCAGTACCATCTTAACGGGAGGTAATTCATCGACAACGAGTCACGGTCAACCTATGTCAAGGCCAGAATTTTCTTCCGCAAACACCAATTCGACAACAATTCCGAACTTGCCAGTGCCACAACGCAAGAAGTCTGCACAAACAGATAATAGCTCAGCATTTCGCTATGGAGACTCGACGCAAGCCGCGTCGAGCAATACCGAACCTGTTGCTTCGGTATCAGAAGAAAGAAATGAAGCGCTTCTCATGATTATTGAGCCTGAAGTGGCGGCGGTGTCAGAAGGACAATCCGAAATATACCTACCGAAAGGGGCAATGCTTACGGGCGTACTCATTACCGGTGTCGATGCTCCGACAACATCAAGCGCACAAGAACAGCCAATGCCAGTACTCGTTCGAGTTAAGAAAGAGGCCATTCTCCCTAATTTTCGCACCCTTCAAGAAGTGAGAGAGTGTTTTGCTTTGATGGCTGGCTATGGCGACTTGGGCTCTGAGCGAGCGCATTTTAGAGGTGAATCTATAACGTGCGTTAAAGACGATGGCACCGTCATTGAACAATCGTTCGCGTCCTACGCAGTGGGAGAAGACGGCAAAGCTGGGATTAAAGGCATATTAGTTACACGAAATTCTACTGTTCTTGCCAATACAATGATGGCTGGTTTCGCATCCGGTTTGGCTAGTGCATTCAATGTTACACCTGTTCCGGTTATAGCAACGGAATCTAATGGTACTCAGCAATATCAGGATGTGTTTTCGCCAAGTGCAGTTCAGGGGGGCGCTGCTAAAGGTGCTTCTAGAGCTATGGACAAGTTAGCGGATTACTACCTCAAGTTAGCCGATGCAATGCACCCAGTTATCGAAGTATCTGCGGGGCGCACAGTTGATATGGTCATTACGGAAGGGACGACTCTATGA
- a CDS encoding TraE/TraK family type IV conjugative transfer system protein, translating into MLVMDFKKYTSNFKFLHSSQKFHMVSNTVLVVLLSGSLVMNMQQETVVINGLSDYCEETAISPNWMNDANHEKLGYFVATALGNITPSTAKYTDASVMEYVSPEIYEDVKSAMHDQLKGIVQDRLTMQFFPERAFVEDGVTFVTGKGRISGPTNSGNKFIRTYEFKFDVNNYTPSITYINVYDEAPRDRKWKEKKAKEAEKNG; encoded by the coding sequence ATGCTAGTAATGGACTTCAAAAAATATACAAGTAACTTCAAGTTCCTCCATTCATCGCAAAAGTTTCACATGGTCAGCAATACAGTCTTGGTAGTGCTGTTATCCGGCTCTCTTGTTATGAACATGCAGCAAGAAACAGTGGTGATAAATGGGCTGTCAGATTATTGCGAGGAAACGGCGATCTCACCAAATTGGATGAACGACGCTAACCATGAAAAGTTAGGTTATTTTGTTGCCACAGCGCTCGGGAATATCACACCGTCAACTGCAAAATACACGGATGCATCAGTAATGGAGTATGTGTCGCCGGAGATATACGAAGATGTTAAATCGGCGATGCATGACCAGCTTAAAGGCATTGTTCAAGATAGATTGACCATGCAGTTTTTTCCTGAGAGAGCGTTTGTAGAAGACGGTGTTACTTTTGTGACAGGGAAAGGTCGAATATCAGGACCAACGAACAGTGGTAATAAGTTTATTCGTACTTACGAATTTAAGTTCGATGTGAACAATTACACACCATCCATTACATATATCAACGTCTACGACGAAGCCCCTCGTGATAGAAAATGGAAAGAGAAGAAAGCAAAGGAGGCTGAGAAGAATGGTTAG
- the traV gene encoding type IV conjugative transfer system lipoprotein TraV encodes MIYRNYSTLALSVLALSGCSIGQSEFTCSMGSESSICASSRTIYKATNGDIEENETITYVEDGERKQMTVAELEAMREGTLSPDKKGEIKKDNYAPRNDFKQINTGKPKPKVVYVPATVVEPKMPYSYSYDGQALRSDAKVMRIWISPWVDVNDTLHMSKVLFTDMEKKKWTIADSSQLNRPQTTLTKPVVTKTTATNPQGDEPKKRAFVPPPPEIEKLQQMFPQNTQNGD; translated from the coding sequence ATGATATATCGCAATTACTCCACACTAGCTCTTTCTGTATTGGCATTGTCTGGATGCTCAATAGGCCAATCTGAGTTTACGTGTTCGATGGGCTCGGAAAGCAGTATTTGTGCAAGCTCAAGGACTATCTATAAAGCGACGAATGGTGACATTGAAGAGAATGAAACAATCACTTATGTCGAAGACGGCGAACGTAAGCAAATGACTGTAGCAGAGCTAGAAGCGATGCGAGAAGGAACATTGAGCCCTGATAAGAAAGGAGAGATCAAGAAAGACAATTACGCACCTAGAAATGACTTCAAGCAGATAAATACAGGCAAACCCAAGCCGAAAGTGGTCTATGTACCCGCAACAGTCGTTGAACCGAAAATGCCCTACTCGTACAGCTATGATGGTCAAGCGCTTAGAAGCGATGCAAAGGTTATGAGAATTTGGATTAGCCCTTGGGTTGATGTCAATGACACATTGCATATGAGTAAAGTTCTATTTACTGATATGGAAAAAAAGAAGTGGACTATCGCTGATAGCTCTCAGCTGAATAGGCCGCAAACAACACTAACCAAACCGGTGGTTACTAAGACGACCGCTACTAACCCACAAGGCGATGAGCCGAAGAAGCGAGCGTTTGTGCCGCCACCGCCTGAAATTGAAAAACTGCAACAAATGTTTCCACAAAACACCCAAAACGGAGATTAG
- the traL gene encoding type IV conjugative transfer system protein TraL, producing MHDDESISIPNLVDEMDHFLIWQVDEVCIIGFGLILGIVIGSPMTGFVIGAIFVKFYKRTRDGKPKGYFIHRFRDLGFMPDSKSKGTSVDNFKNMFKRIHKRGVIKEPQSSYQPALVDRFIR from the coding sequence ATGCACGACGATGAATCTATTTCTATTCCAAATCTAGTTGATGAGATGGATCATTTTCTAATCTGGCAGGTAGATGAAGTTTGCATTATCGGGTTCGGTCTTATTCTAGGTATAGTAATTGGAAGTCCGATGACTGGATTTGTCATTGGCGCTATTTTTGTAAAATTCTACAAGCGTACCAGAGACGGGAAGCCCAAGGGATACTTTATTCATCGTTTTAGAGATTTAGGTTTTATGCCTGACTCTAAGAGTAAGGGAACGTCGGTCGATAATTTCAAAAATATGTTTAAGAGGATTCATAAAAGGGGTGTCATTAAGGAGCCCCAATCGTCTTATCAACCGGCACTTGTTGATAGATTTATACGTTAG
- a CDS encoding TraK domain-containing protein encodes MVRLMVTLTVLVFSANVLSTQFASMTDGLLPSTASDANKPEVHVISNSHVNRIVTPFVNPSLKMDSVGGVVYKQQDNVIYLSTGKGNRNDIAAFVTEKGDETVAIPVVLKPKAIGPQQIEIGSTHSFSSNAMAQRFERSYPRDQTIERVLNELGKGDLPEGYSLRGVSATYLPKCTQSGLIFDFYRGQLASGGDYVVSIGTVKNSSKSVIEFKENNCGSNDVIAVASYPKTVLKPNQVSEVFVMFYRNKPSVGVKRDRKSLIGG; translated from the coding sequence ATGGTTAGATTGATGGTCACACTCACAGTATTGGTGTTCTCGGCAAATGTACTTTCTACACAGTTTGCAAGTATGACTGACGGCTTATTACCGAGTACGGCAAGCGATGCAAATAAGCCAGAAGTTCACGTTATATCAAACTCTCATGTTAACCGTATTGTTACGCCATTCGTCAATCCTTCTCTCAAAATGGATAGCGTGGGAGGGGTGGTCTACAAACAACAAGACAATGTGATCTATTTGTCTACCGGAAAAGGCAACAGGAATGATATCGCGGCCTTTGTGACGGAAAAAGGCGATGAAACGGTGGCGATTCCCGTTGTACTAAAGCCAAAGGCGATTGGTCCTCAACAAATTGAGATTGGTAGTACGCATAGTTTCTCATCTAACGCGATGGCCCAGCGCTTTGAGCGAAGCTATCCCCGAGATCAAACTATTGAGCGTGTCCTCAATGAACTAGGTAAAGGTGATCTACCAGAAGGTTACTCACTGCGTGGCGTGTCTGCGACGTATCTTCCGAAATGTACTCAATCAGGGCTGATATTCGATTTTTATCGCGGCCAGTTAGCGAGTGGCGGCGATTACGTGGTTAGCATTGGTACGGTTAAGAACAGTTCGAAAAGTGTCATTGAGTTTAAAGAAAATAACTGCGGTTCGAATGACGTTATCGCGGTAGCTAGCTATCCAAAAACTGTACTAAAACCAAATCAAGTCTCTGAAGTTTTCGTCATGTTTTACCGCAACAAACCGTCGGTTGGGGTGAAGCGAGATCGAAAGTCATTGATTGGGGGCTAG